The following proteins are co-located in the Hemicordylus capensis ecotype Gifberg chromosome 11, rHemCap1.1.pri, whole genome shotgun sequence genome:
- the LOC128335310 gene encoding protein shisa-2-like, producing MFGEKNAAPRRVPPQLGRVSAVAKALRCALLLSPAPGSVSERTGGEFCRLWIYDLAPPRGVFRCPGVFDPDNATLCCGTCRLPSCCVAREDRLDQVVCHRELRGFSNPPPREEPYNWDYYFLWFVLVSLVLILLFLGLGSFCTNIQDCLWSCLLRQCQQTPPEANNSPARLQITCPQISYVHRSSASPPSDDGRPHSSWVLPCMNEGNLPSVLFQRSYNGDLEDTVTIVSPTMTPSDLIASEIPEPESGLELGPSSEFSTQ from the exons ATGTTTGGGGAGAAAAATGCAGCCCCCCGACGTGTTCCTCCGCAGCTAGGACGAGTGAGCGCCGTGGCGAAGGCTTTGCGATGCGCCTTGCTATTATCACCGGCTCCGGGGAGCGTCTCTGAGAGGACTGGCGGTGAATTCTGCCGGCTCTGGATCTACGACTTGGCTCCTCCACGGGGCGTCTTTCGCTGCCCAGGTGTCTTCGACCCAGACAACGCCACGTTATGCTGCGGGACCTGCCGTCTGCCGTCCTGTTGCGTCGCTCGGGAGGACCGGTTAGACCAGGTGGTGTGTCACAGGGAGCTGCGAGGCTTCAGCAACCCGCCGCCTCGCGAGGAGCCAT ATAACTGGGACTACTACTTTCTCTGGTTTGTTCTGGTGTCTCTTGTGTTGATTCTCCTCTTTCTGGGTCTTGGGTCCTTCTGCACCAATATCCAGGATTGTCTCTGGTCATGTCTACTGAGGCAATGCCAGCAAACCCCACCAGAGGCCAATAACTCCCCTGCAAGGCTCCAGATTACTTGTCCTCAGATCTCCTATGTCCACAGGAGCTCAGCTTCACCACCTTCAGATGATGGGAGACCTCACAGCTCTTGGGTTTTGCCCTGCATGAATGAAGGCAATCTGCCTAGTGTGCTTTTCCAGCGTTCATACAATGGCGACTTGGAAGATACCGTCACGATAGTGTCACCAACAATGACTCCTTCAGACTTGATTGCTTCTGAAATCCCCGAGCCTGAATCAGGTTTGGAACTGGGACCCTCCTCTGAGTTCAGCACACAATAG
- the LOC128335320 gene encoding uncharacterized protein LOC128335320, translating into MDRAPNHGAFQGSPSLDGADAKFCGGTCSSPSSCSSGEARLDTTQHPTAGPEEQRATEDPEEVTVPFSSELPFWLIIPGFLLLLCAAVCLVQYGRHCCRRFRCWLRPLWVYPVWALQHMQILLQNFRARPVGPRRFPQTPPYWVELLPYSAEDSCHATASHSTPGHSRAQPAHRETEGIILTPAALEDPAVPGPTSQRALETENPPRVHLVSPASPSLGAEAAHNPGTQPHACADLCIPSYRDNPLPHGFVDPLGASALDNPRAEQEGHGGTPMHSVAPPTDQGDLPPCKPQGTPGRGLLHHALDNPLVLRALPANVAVRKGEGSIMLPTVLQDTAPGTPACSSQPALEMENTSLAHLISSASPSSGPWAAHGLGARPRNWSRRVAARSSLSTPFYSDGPPPYRRRDPLGHAASALPPALDNPQAELEGYSLGPRCSVPLFSDRGDSPPCNPEGAHGPVVLPSARDILPVVRFRVPRGRRDGRTVSGPILEPPLKTEDFP; encoded by the exons ATGGATCGAGCCCCGAATCATGGCGCCTTCCAAGGTTCTCCTTCGCTCGACGGGGCGGACGCCAAATTCTGTGGCGGAACTTGCAGCTCTCCTAGTAGCTGCTCGTCTGGCGAGGCCCGACTAGACACGACACAGCACCCCACTGCTGGTCCGGAGGAGCAGCGCGCCACCGAAGACCCGGAAGAAGTCACTGTCCCATTTTCAAGTGAATTGCCAT TTTGGCTCATCATACCGGGTTTCTTGCTTCTCCTGTGTGCTGCTGTCTGCCTGGTTCAATACGGGCGCCACTGTTGTAGGCGATTCAGGTGCTGGCTGAGACCCCTCTGGGTGTACCCAGTGTGGGCCCTACAGCATATGCAGATCCTGCTCCAGAACTTCCGTGCTCGTCCTGTGGGTCCTCGCCGCTTCCCCCAGACTCCGCCTTACTGGGTGGAGCTGCTTCCCTATAGTGCCGAGGACTCTTGTCACGCCACCGCCTCCCACTCCACACCAGGACATTCACGTGCCCAGCCTGCCCATCGAGAGACCGAGGGGATCATTTTGACTCCAGCTGCTCTGGAAGATCCTGCAGTCCCTGGTCCCACTTCACAGCGTGCCTTGGAAACAGAGAACCCCCCTCGGGTCCATCTCGTGAGTCCAGCTTCACCATCCCTTGGAGCTGAGGCAGCTCATAATCCCGGAACCCAGCCCCATGCTTGCGCAGATCTTTGCATTCCTTCCTACAGGGATAACCCACTGCCCCATGGTTTTGTGGATCCCCTAGGTGCTTCTGCTTTGGACAATCCACGGGCTGAGCAGGAGGGGCATGGTGGTACTCCAATGCACTCTGTCGCTCCCCCCACCGACCAGGGGGATCTGCCaccctgcaagccccagggaaCCCCTGGGCGTGGGCTTCTGCATCATGCCCTGGACAACCCACTTGTTCTGCGAGCACTTCCTGCCAATGTTGCAGTCAGAAAGGGCGAGGGCTCCATCATGCTGCCGACGGTTCTTCAGGACACAGCTccagggactcctgcctgcagttctCAGCCTGCCTTGGAAATGGAGAACACCTCTCTGGCCCATCTGATCAGTTCAGCTTCACCGTCTTCTGGGCCTTGGGCAGCTCATGGCTTAGGAGCTCGGCCTCGTAACTGGTCAAGGCGTGTTGCTGCAAGAAGCTCTCTTTCAACTCCCTTTTACAGTGATGGCCCACCACCCTACAGGCGCAGGGACCCCCTAGGTCATGCTGCCTCTGCCTTACCCCCTGCCTTGGACAATCCACAGGCTGAGCTGGAAGGGTATAGCCTTGGTCCGAGGTGCTCTGTCCCTCTCTTCTCTGACCGTGGGGATTCACCACCTTGCAATCCTGAGGGAGCTCATGGCCCTGTGGTTCTGCCTTCTGCACGGGACATCTTGCCTGTTGTGCGATTCCGTGTGCCACGGGGTCGTCGGGACGGGAGGACTGTTTCTGGTCCCATCTTAGAGCCTCCCTTGAAAACGGAAGACTTTCCTTAG
- the LOC128335573 gene encoding uncharacterized protein LOC128335573, producing MHESEGGRTGVVAAAAAPVELGVKCIIWVDEAPDGADAKFCCGNCSAPSCCSSEKDQLDQTQCPTEEGLEQAVTKGLELIVWAIPVAVFSIFAFYCAAQYYYKCCQLRAHNGILQRALLQEVLQQNRWSPPQPPPYSTDPPPSYSTEDTCPTSASSLVVEVVMIIGAEDATVPDSTPESAMETENTAQSHLARSAPQLSGAEAAHGPEPIPSALKSLVTGPYSAEDTHGTSASPPALDTPPVELEEPVPSARCSVALSHSSGGDLPPCNPEEATGPRVLNPELDNAPVLAVDIQDTVTPGPIMEPPLETEDSPSLARHVLGDL from the exons ATGCATGAGAGTGAAGG TGGCAGGACAG gggtggtggcagcagcagcagcaccggtgGAGCTAGGGGTAAAGTGCATCATCTGGGTGGATGAGGCGCCGGACGGGGCGGATGCCAAGTTCTGTTGTGGAAACTGCAGTGCGCCCTCCTGTTGCTCCTCTGAGAAGGACCAACTAGACCAGACACAGTGCCCCACCGAGGAGGGCCTGGAGCAGGCGGTCACCAAAGGCCTGGAGCTGATTG TCTGGGCCATACCAGTGGCTGTCTTCAGCATTTTCGCATTCTACTGTGCAGCCCAGTATTACTATAAATGCTGCCAACTGAGAGCCCATAATGGCATCCTGCAGCGGGCACTGCTGCAAGAGGTTCTGCAGCAGAACCGCTGGTCTCCTCCACAACCTCCCCCCTACAGTACAGACCCACCACCCTCCTATAGCACTGAGGACACTTGccccacctctgcctcctccctggtggtggaggtggtgatgATCATCGGTGCAGAAGATGCAACGGTCCCTGATTCCACCCCAGAGTCTGCCATGGAAACTGAGAACACTGCTCAGAGCCACCTTGCAAGATCAGCTCCACAGTTGTCTGGGGCTGAGGCAGCTCATGGTCCAGAACCTATCCCCTCTGCTCTCAAAAGTCTCGTCACTGGTCCCTATAGTGCTGAAGACACCCATGGCACCTCTGCTTCACCCCCTGCTCTGGACACTCCACCGGTTGAACTGGaggaacctgttccttctgcaaGGTGCTCTGTTGCTCTCTCCCACTCCAGTGGTGGGGATCTACCACCCTGTAACCCTGAGGAAGCCACTGGCCCTAGGGTCCTGAACCCTGAACTGGACAATGCCCCTGTTCTGGCAGTGGACATTCAGGACACAGTCACTCCTGGTCCCATCATGGAGCCTCCCTTGGAGACCGAAGACTCTCCTAGTCTAGCAAGACACGTACTTGGAGATCTTTGA
- the LOC128335334 gene encoding uncharacterized protein LOC128335334 → MGRALGSILIFLLVVGVARSSGGAEGNDLCPGLTDGALAESFQGPGRLNEANAKFCCGTCSAPYWCSSEDARLDQTQCLTAGQLKVTSEIILEQVTTEVPGQAPDLCSDKFPTWVIILIFFLGMFPGVVLPYALRCCYRRFWLDYEDLSQAEQQLPPEEIQPPQTGSVAAHLPSVQDPYYPSASSLLENRSVPGTGSVNPVYQAGGVTNSKPAVSHDATAPSSSSGPILEVENCSSVKASPSPDAEAAHGPEMDPSAQEGLPAPASIDDPPPCNPEGAPGPGILPPALDNPPDGQWSICLVEIPEDEGGTELSLV, encoded by the exons ATGGGAAGGGCTCTTGGAAGCATCCTTATCTTCTTGCTCGTTGTAGGGGTTGCTAGGAGCTctggtggggctgagggcaacgACTTGTGCCCGGGACTGACAGATGGGGCGTTGGCAGAATCCTTCCAGGGTCCTGGACGGCTCAACGAGGCTAACGCCAAGTTCTGTTGTGGAACCTGCAGCGCCCCCTACTGGTGCTCCTCTGAAGATGCCCGGCTGGACCAGACACAGTGCCTCACTGCTGGACAGCTGAAAGTGACCTCTGAGATTATCCTAGAACAAGTCACCACTGAAGTCCCAGGTCAAGCACCTGATCTATGCTCAGACAAATTCCCAA caTGGGTGATTATCCTGATCTTCTTCCTTGGCATGTTTCCTGGTGTGGTGTTACCTTATGCTTTGCGCTGTTGTTATCGGCGATTCTGGCTGGACTATGAGGACCTCTCACAGGCTGAACAGCAGCTCCCACCTGAGGAGATTCAACCCCCTCAAACAGGTTCTGTAGCTGCACACCTGCCTAGTGTTCAGGACCCTTACTATCcttctgcctcatccttattGGAAAACAGAAGTGTTCCAGGCACTGGGTCTGTGAATCCTGTATATCAAGCAGGTGGAGTGACCAACTCTAAGCCAGCTGTTTCTCATGATGCAACTGCTCCTAGTTCCAGCTCGGGGCCTATCTTGGAAGTGGAGAACTGCTCTTCAGTTAAGGCTTCACCATCGCCTGATGCTGAGGCAGCTCATGGTCCAGAAATGGACCCATCTGCCCAGGAAGGTCTTCCTGCTCCTGCCTCCATTGATGATCCACCACCCTGTAATCCTGAGGGAGCTCCTGGTCCTGGGATTCTGCCTCCTGCACTGGACAATCCCCCTGACGGGCAATGGAGCATTTGTCTGGTAGAAATCCCAGAGGATGAAGGGGGCACAGAGTTGTCCTTGGTCTAG
- the LOC128335282 gene encoding uncharacterized protein LOC128335282 isoform X1 yields MRWRTLVAGVLVLLLPLWDGGGSGGAGGELCGGWTDGGPDGAFYCPGLLDGADAKFCCGTCGAPYCCSSEAARLQHTQSAPSLVGSRAWEIRLILSLMMLFAALLLPQAVRYGYMFLPEAACEGSQQFWLFRYEDLPEVQQWPRNP; encoded by the exons ATGAGGTGGAGGACGCTGGTGGCGGGCGTCCTTGTCTTGCTGCTGCCTCTATGGGACGGCGGCGGCTccggtggggctgggggagagctGTGTGGCGGCTGGACGGACGGGGGGCCGGATGGAGCCTTCTACTGTCCGGGGCTGCTCGACGGGGCGGACGCCAAGTTCTGTTGCGGGACCTGCGGCGCGCCTTACTGCTGCTCCTCCGAGGCGGCTCGGCTGCAGCACACCCAGAGCGCCCCGTCTTTGGTTGGATCCCGAG CATGGGAGATAAGGCTGATACTTTCCCTTATGATGTTGTTTGctgctctgctcctacctcaagCTGTGCGTTATGGTTATATGTTCCTACCTGAAGCTGCATGTGAGGGTTCTCAACAATTCTGGCTCTTTCGTTATGAAGACCTGCCGGAGGTACAACAGTGGCCACGGAATCCGTGA
- the LOC128335282 gene encoding protein shisa-3-like isoform X2, translated as MRWRTLVAGVLVLLLPLWDGGGSGGAGGELCGGWTDGGPDGAFYCPGLLDGADAKFCCGTCGAPYCCSSEAARLQHTQSAPSLVGSRAE; from the exons ATGAGGTGGAGGACGCTGGTGGCGGGCGTCCTTGTCTTGCTGCTGCCTCTATGGGACGGCGGCGGCTccggtggggctgggggagagctGTGTGGCGGCTGGACGGACGGGGGGCCGGATGGAGCCTTCTACTGTCCGGGGCTGCTCGACGGGGCGGACGCCAAGTTCTGTTGCGGGACCTGCGGCGCGCCTTACTGCTGCTCCTCCGAGGCGGCTCGGCTGCAGCACACCCAGAGCGCCCCGTCTTTGGTTGGATCCCGAG CAGAGTGA
- the LOC128335282 gene encoding protein shisa-3-like isoform X3: MRWRTLVAGVLVLLLPLWDGGGSGGAGGELCGGWTDGGPDGAFYCPGLLDGADAKFCCGTCGAPYCCSSEAARLQHTQSAPSLVGSRD; the protein is encoded by the coding sequence ATGAGGTGGAGGACGCTGGTGGCGGGCGTCCTTGTCTTGCTGCTGCCTCTATGGGACGGCGGCGGCTccggtggggctgggggagagctGTGTGGCGGCTGGACGGACGGGGGGCCGGATGGAGCCTTCTACTGTCCGGGGCTGCTCGACGGGGCGGACGCCAAGTTCTGTTGCGGGACCTGCGGCGCGCCTTACTGCTGCTCCTCCGAGGCGGCTCGGCTGCAGCACACCCAGAGCGCCCCGTCTTTGGTTGGATCCCGAG